One Peromyscus leucopus breed LL Stock chromosome 6, UCI_PerLeu_2.1, whole genome shotgun sequence genomic region harbors:
- the Prmt6 gene encoding protein arginine N-methyltransferase 6, translated as MSLIKKRKLESGGGGAGGEGAGEEDGGEQEAAPPRPRRTKRERDQLYYECYSDVSVHEEMIADRVRTDAYRLGILRNWAALRGKTVLDVGAGTGILSIFCAQAGARRVYAVEASAIWQQAREVVRLNGLEDRVHVLPGPVETVELPEQVDAIVSEWMGYGLLHESMLSSVLHARTKWLKEGGLLLPASAELFVAPISDQMLEWRLGFWSQVKQHYGVDMSCLESFATRCLMGHSEIVVQGLSGEDVLARPQRFAQLELARAGLEQELEAGVGGRFRCSCYGSAPLHGFAIWFQVTFPGGDSEKPLVLSTSPFHPATHWKQALLYLNEPVPVEQDTDISGEITLLPSRDNPRRLRVLLRYKVGDQEEKTKDFAMED; from the coding sequence ATGTCGCTgatcaagaaaagaaagctgGAGTCGGGGGGTGGCGGCGCAGGAGGGGAGGGAGCCGGGGAGGAAGATGGCGGGGAGCAGGAGGCAGCCCCGCCACGACCCCGGAGGACTAAGCGCGAGCGAGACCAGCTGTACTACGAGTGCTACTCCGACGTATCGGTCCACGAGGAGATGATCGCCGACCGCGTCCGCACCGACGCCTACCGCCTGGGCATCCTGCGGAACTGGGCCGCGCTGCGAGGCAAGACCGTGCTGGACGTGGGCGCGGGTACCGGCATTCTGAGCATCTTCTGCGCCCAGGCCGGTGCCCGGCGCGTGTACGCGGTGGAGGCCAGCGCCATCTGGCAACAGGCCCGGGAGGTCGTGCGGCTCAACGGGTTGGAGGACCGCGTGCACGTCCTGCCGGGCCCGGTGGAGACGGTGGAGCTGCCGGAGCAGGTGGACGCCATCGTGAGCGAATGGATGGGCTACGGACTTCTGCACGAGTCCATGCTGAGCTCCGTGCTGCACGCGCGGACCAAATGGCTGAAGGAGGGCGGTCTCCTCCTGCCAGCTTCCGCGGAGCTTTTCGTGGCCCCGATTAGCGACCAGATGCTGGAATGGCGCCTGGGTTTCTGGAGCCAGGTGAAACAGCACTACGGCGTGGACATGAGCTGCCTGGAAAGCTTCGCCACGCGCTGCCTCATGGGCCACTCGGAGATCGTGGTGCAGGGTCTGTCCGGCGAGGACGTGCTGGCCCGGCCGCAGCGTTTTGCCCAGCTCGAGCTGGCCCGCGCCGGCCTGGAGCAAGAGCTGGAGGCCGGTGTAGGCGGGCGCTTCCGCTGCAGCTGCTATGGCTCCGCGCCTCTGCATGGTTTTGCCATCTGGTTTCAGGTGACCTTCCCTGGAGGGGACTCGGAGAAACCCCTGGTGCTGTCCACCTCGCCCTTTCACCCGGCCACTCACTGGAAGCAGGCGCTCCTCTACCTGAATGAGCCGGTGCCGGTGGAACAAGATACGGACATTTCAGGGGAGATCACTCTGCTGCCCTCCCGGGACAACCCCCGACGCCTGCGCGTGCTTCTGCGCTACAAAGTGGGGGACCAGGAGGAAAAGACCAAAGACTTTGCCATGGAGGACTGA